A section of the Polyangium spumosum genome encodes:
- a CDS encoding type VI secretion system Vgr family protein, whose product MNTDDFVFAWEDEAEPLRVARFEGEEGMSRLFRYELLLLAKAADLDPEAMLGKRASLWITTLSAPAWKVVHGVVTEAEDVTSVPEGSVYRVVLEPLLARARYRTRSRVFVDKTLRQILESVLRDDAGMTLTKGALLDPPVGPPSFTAAAARFTWRIKGSRLDDPRARPYVVQYNESDLDFVARLLEEEGIGYHFEHTDDASLLVLSDKDFGRPRVPGDDVFGPGKPGRGIGTFRLGARLREARVHLGAYNWEKPALDVDAEALSGASDLSAYAFHGGSFESAELGQPLAEARLDELHTEASYAVGEGVTRVLSAGSIFTLEHPKARYEGEYLVTRLRAVGEQQGVLSVDAGDAQAEPFHVEIECACRGRGSDVAESRYRPARRTQKPRIVGAQTAFVTAEPSARGSEVNLGGPSALGCVRVRFHWDTDEKRLAKEPSSKWVRVSEPFARGGQGGIWHPRVGCEVIVEFEDGDPDRPFVTGRVYNGKNRPAQTNPTHSTMWSLSTPGGGVRNEISFEDTAGSERIYTNAGKDMVTNVGSERVENVGADALMTVGASNTEEIGGNQTIQIGANDTLSVGANQTETIGANQVRMIGGSRLMIIGGNEARETGASHANIVGGALKENVAGDVGETYGATRTTSIAASFTETYGATRDQTVGAIVLQDYGGNQTTNIGGARTIHAGAVLGALVGGNHDTEIGGSETVNVGAATIHVAAGPITHQASSLDINMLLKLHLVGVKLNMFVVKLAATGKSSSYGALTASAKGTAISFTGLNLRKTGLKSTAAGAKLDEDGVKFVGIGVLIHPSGVHTFT is encoded by the coding sequence ATGAACACCGACGATTTCGTGTTTGCGTGGGAGGACGAGGCCGAGCCCTTGCGGGTCGCGCGCTTCGAGGGCGAGGAGGGGATGAGCCGCCTCTTCCGGTACGAGCTCTTGCTCCTCGCGAAGGCGGCCGATCTCGATCCCGAAGCCATGCTGGGCAAGCGTGCGAGCCTCTGGATCACGACGCTCTCGGCGCCCGCGTGGAAGGTCGTGCACGGCGTCGTCACCGAGGCCGAGGACGTCACGAGCGTGCCCGAGGGATCGGTGTACCGCGTGGTGCTCGAGCCGCTGCTCGCGCGCGCGCGTTACCGCACGCGGAGCCGCGTCTTCGTCGACAAGACGTTGCGGCAGATCCTCGAGAGCGTGCTTCGCGACGACGCGGGGATGACGCTCACGAAGGGCGCGTTGCTCGATCCGCCGGTCGGCCCGCCCTCGTTCACGGCCGCGGCGGCGCGCTTCACCTGGCGCATCAAGGGCAGCCGGCTCGACGACCCGAGGGCACGGCCGTACGTGGTCCAGTACAACGAGAGCGACCTCGATTTCGTGGCGCGGCTGCTCGAAGAGGAGGGGATCGGCTACCACTTCGAGCACACGGACGACGCGAGCCTGCTCGTGCTCTCGGACAAGGATTTTGGCCGCCCGCGCGTGCCGGGCGACGACGTGTTTGGTCCGGGCAAACCGGGCCGCGGGATCGGCACGTTCCGCCTCGGCGCGCGGCTGCGCGAGGCGAGGGTGCACCTCGGCGCGTACAACTGGGAGAAACCCGCGCTCGACGTGGACGCGGAGGCGCTCTCCGGCGCGTCGGATCTCTCCGCGTACGCCTTCCACGGCGGCTCCTTCGAGAGCGCCGAGCTCGGGCAGCCCCTCGCGGAGGCGCGGCTCGACGAGCTGCACACCGAGGCCTCGTACGCCGTCGGCGAGGGGGTGACGCGTGTGCTCTCCGCGGGATCGATCTTCACGCTGGAGCACCCGAAGGCCCGCTACGAAGGCGAGTACCTCGTCACGCGTTTGCGCGCCGTCGGCGAGCAGCAAGGCGTGCTCTCGGTCGACGCGGGCGACGCCCAGGCGGAGCCGTTCCACGTCGAGATCGAGTGCGCTTGCCGCGGCCGCGGGAGCGACGTCGCGGAGAGCCGGTATCGCCCGGCGCGGAGGACGCAGAAGCCGCGGATCGTCGGCGCGCAGACCGCGTTCGTGACCGCGGAGCCGAGCGCGCGTGGGTCCGAGGTGAACCTCGGCGGGCCGAGCGCGCTCGGCTGCGTGCGCGTCCGGTTTCACTGGGACACCGACGAGAAGCGGCTCGCCAAGGAGCCTTCGAGCAAGTGGGTCCGCGTGAGCGAGCCTTTTGCGCGTGGTGGTCAGGGCGGCATCTGGCACCCGCGCGTCGGGTGCGAGGTGATCGTCGAGTTCGAGGACGGTGATCCCGACAGGCCCTTCGTCACGGGCCGCGTCTACAACGGCAAGAACCGCCCCGCGCAGACGAACCCGACGCACAGTACGATGTGGTCGCTCTCGACGCCCGGCGGCGGCGTGCGCAACGAGATCTCGTTCGAGGACACGGCCGGCAGCGAGCGCATCTACACGAACGCCGGCAAGGACATGGTCACGAACGTCGGCAGCGAGCGCGTGGAGAACGTCGGCGCCGACGCGCTCATGACGGTGGGGGCGAGCAACACCGAGGAGATCGGCGGCAACCAGACGATCCAGATCGGCGCGAACGACACGCTCTCCGTCGGGGCCAACCAGACGGAGACCATCGGCGCGAACCAGGTCCGCATGATCGGCGGCAGCCGGCTCATGATCATCGGCGGCAACGAGGCGCGAGAGACCGGCGCGAGCCACGCGAACATCGTCGGCGGCGCGCTGAAGGAGAACGTCGCCGGCGACGTGGGCGAGACGTACGGCGCGACGCGGACGACGAGCATCGCGGCTTCCTTCACGGAGACGTACGGCGCGACGCGGGATCAGACCGTCGGGGCGATCGTCCTGCAGGACTACGGCGGCAACCAGACGACGAACATCGGAGGCGCGCGGACGATCCACGCCGGCGCGGTGCTCGGCGCGCTCGTCGGCGGCAACCACGACACGGAGATCGGCGGCTCGGAGACGGTGAACGTCGGCGCGGCGACGATCCACGTGGCAGCGGGCCCGATCACGCACCAGGCGTCGAGCCTCGACATCAACATGCTGCTCAAGCTGCACCTCGTCGGGGTGAAGCTGAACATGTTCGTGGTCAAACTTGCGGCGACGGGCAAGTCCTCGAGTTATGGCGCGCTCACGGCCTCGGCGAAGGGCACGGCCATCTCGTTCACGGGTTTGAACCTGCGCAAGACGGGCCTCAAGTCCACGGCCGCGGGCGCGAAGCTCGACGAGGACGGGGTGAAGTTCGTGGGCATCGGCGTCCTCATCCACCCCTCGGGCGTGCATACGTTCACGTGA
- a CDS encoding type VI secretion system Vgr family protein → MPSLDYTFACEEVSGADPWASLRVARLRGVEAISSLYRYEILLLDPAGTTAVEALVGKRATLRITTLSAPLYRSVHGIVVEAEEIARLPEGRTLRVVLAPPFARATHRRRCRIFLDKTLREIVTAVLLGDPLVHEAGAEAPAPDLGDAGYTPAKEAFAWRVEDTSRLDSRRVRPFVVQYNESDFAFVSRLLEEEGISYHVENGAETSLLVLTDSDAGRPRLAPDLVGIGIDGREVRGFFAGGKLRPGAVSLGEYNWKQPGLDMAARAGEKGADLFEVLYPGGFPDEASQGQPLAKARLERHRTEARFARGEGHLRVLGAGTIFKLEHKKPRLEGEYLVTSLEVVAEQAGVLASGGDGGTSEPFFVRFGCARRGQGTAVEASGFRPPRVTPRPRIVGTQTATVTAEPSSPGAEIHIGGPPGAQIGCVRLRFHWDTDAARLAKEPSSAWVRVSEPFAGSGMGGVWHPRVGTEVIVDFEEGDPDRPLVVGRVYNGKNRPYHGGAPSISTLKSNASPGGAVHNEITFDDTAGAERIYTNAGKDMETDVGNERLETVGSNSAMTVGANDTETIGASSAVTIGGDETVTVGGNDTALVGGNVTTTIGANSATIIGGNEAHFVGADQSISIAGAHTELVGGSVTEEIGGSLTTSVAANETETVGGDRTTTITGAHTQGFGAAHLKMVGGNRELSCASLDTTVSAASIRIVAGSVTTKIAGSHTLDTGGGAIYLAPRYKALDSNRSDVDVAKYTITGLDVTIGGIALSATGYSSSTMGVSAAAAGLNLELVGADVDAFGLLTRVDGGHMQNNGVKTRVGLIIKL, encoded by the coding sequence ATGCCGAGCTTGGACTACACGTTCGCTTGTGAAGAGGTCTCCGGGGCCGACCCCTGGGCCTCGCTCCGGGTCGCGCGGCTCCGCGGCGTCGAGGCGATCTCGTCGCTGTATCGGTACGAGATCCTGCTGCTCGATCCGGCCGGGACGACGGCCGTCGAGGCGCTCGTGGGCAAACGCGCGACGCTGCGGATCACGACGCTCTCGGCCCCGCTGTACAGGAGCGTGCACGGGATCGTCGTGGAGGCCGAGGAGATCGCGCGGCTGCCGGAGGGGCGCACGTTACGCGTGGTGCTCGCGCCGCCGTTCGCGCGCGCCACGCACCGGAGGCGGTGCCGGATCTTCCTCGACAAGACGCTGCGCGAGATCGTCACGGCCGTGTTGCTCGGGGATCCGCTCGTGCACGAGGCCGGCGCCGAGGCGCCCGCGCCGGATCTCGGCGACGCCGGGTATACGCCGGCGAAGGAGGCGTTCGCGTGGCGCGTGGAGGACACGTCGCGGCTCGACAGCCGGCGCGTGCGGCCCTTCGTCGTGCAGTACAACGAGAGCGACTTCGCGTTCGTCTCGCGGCTGCTCGAGGAGGAGGGGATCAGCTACCACGTCGAGAACGGCGCGGAGACGAGCCTGCTCGTGTTGACGGACAGCGACGCGGGGCGGCCGCGGCTCGCGCCGGATCTCGTGGGCATCGGGATCGACGGGCGCGAGGTGCGTGGGTTCTTCGCGGGCGGCAAGCTGCGGCCCGGGGCCGTCTCGCTCGGGGAGTACAACTGGAAGCAGCCCGGCCTCGACATGGCGGCGCGGGCGGGCGAGAAGGGCGCGGATCTCTTCGAGGTGCTGTATCCGGGCGGGTTCCCGGACGAGGCGAGCCAGGGCCAGCCGCTCGCGAAGGCGCGGCTCGAGCGGCACAGGACGGAGGCGCGGTTCGCGCGGGGCGAGGGGCACCTGCGGGTCCTCGGCGCGGGGACGATCTTCAAGCTCGAGCACAAGAAGCCGCGGCTCGAGGGCGAGTACCTCGTGACGTCGCTGGAGGTCGTGGCCGAGCAAGCGGGCGTGCTCGCGAGCGGCGGGGACGGCGGCACGAGCGAGCCGTTTTTCGTGCGGTTCGGCTGCGCGCGAAGGGGGCAGGGGACAGCGGTCGAGGCGAGCGGGTTCCGCCCGCCGCGTGTCACGCCGAGGCCGCGGATCGTCGGGACACAAACGGCCACCGTGACCGCGGAGCCCTCGTCGCCGGGCGCGGAGATCCACATCGGCGGGCCGCCGGGCGCGCAGATCGGCTGCGTGCGGCTCCGGTTCCACTGGGACACGGACGCGGCGCGGCTCGCGAAGGAGCCTTCGAGCGCCTGGGTGCGGGTGAGCGAGCCCTTCGCGGGCAGCGGCATGGGCGGCGTGTGGCACCCGCGCGTGGGCACGGAGGTGATCGTCGATTTCGAGGAGGGGGATCCCGATCGTCCGCTCGTCGTCGGCCGCGTCTACAACGGCAAGAACCGGCCCTACCACGGCGGCGCGCCCAGCATCAGCACGCTGAAGTCGAACGCGAGCCCCGGCGGGGCCGTGCACAACGAGATCACGTTCGACGACACGGCAGGCGCCGAGCGCATCTACACGAACGCCGGCAAGGACATGGAGACCGACGTCGGCAACGAGCGCCTGGAGACGGTGGGTTCGAACAGCGCGATGACGGTCGGCGCGAACGACACGGAGACGATCGGCGCGAGCTCGGCGGTGACGATCGGCGGCGACGAGACGGTCACGGTGGGCGGCAACGACACGGCCCTCGTCGGGGGCAACGTGACGACGACGATCGGCGCGAACTCGGCGACGATCATCGGGGGCAACGAGGCGCACTTCGTCGGCGCCGATCAGTCGATCTCGATCGCCGGGGCGCACACCGAGCTCGTCGGCGGCAGCGTGACCGAGGAGATCGGCGGCTCGCTCACGACGAGCGTCGCCGCGAACGAGACCGAGACCGTGGGCGGCGACCGGACGACGACGATCACCGGCGCGCACACGCAAGGCTTCGGGGCGGCGCACCTGAAGATGGTCGGGGGCAACCGCGAGCTCTCGTGCGCGAGCCTCGACACGACGGTCTCCGCGGCGTCGATCCGCATCGTGGCGGGCTCGGTCACCACGAAGATCGCGGGCAGCCACACGCTCGACACGGGCGGCGGCGCGATCTACCTCGCGCCTCGGTACAAGGCGCTCGATTCGAACCGGAGCGACGTCGACGTCGCGAAGTACACGATCACGGGCCTCGACGTGACGATCGGCGGGATCGCGCTCAGCGCGACGGGGTACTCGTCGTCGACGATGGGCGTGAGCGCCGCGGCGGCCGGGCTCAACCTGGAGCTCGTCGGCGCGGACGTGGACGCGTTTGGCCTGCTCACGCGGGTCGACGGGGGGCACATGCAGAACAACGGGGTCAAGACCCGGGTCGGGCTCATCATCAAGCTTTGA